CACTCAAAGAAGCAAGCTTTTCCTCATCATCACTGCCACAGAAGCCGCTTTTGCCAGCAGcagtgaagaagaagcagccaAACCTGAAAAACGCAAATGCGTCTGTTACGCCTCAAAAGAGAGTGAGGTCAAGCTCACCAACCCCATTAACAAGACAAAAGAGCTTCCGAAAAGAGCCAGAGAGGCCGCCTATGATCTCTGCATATTCTCACCCAAGTAGAATCTTGAGGTCACCTTCTCCAAGCAGAAGGTTCAACATGGCAAACCCACCAAAAGAATCAAGCCATTCAAAGCCTAACGCGTTGAATCTCAGGCCTGCAGCAAGTTCAAATTACAGCAATTCAAGCCGGCTGCTTAGACCTTATTTGAGGAACAGAGAAACAGAGACGCGCATTCACAGGATCAGCTCCAAAATTGATGAGGTTGCAGTTGGAGAAGCTCTAGCTGACTATATGGACTCTCTTCCAGCAGAGGACATTGACAACCCCTTAATCTCTCTCGATTGTTTTATCTTCCTCTAGTAGATTAATAttgtgagtgtgtgtgtggtcgtgcatatatatatttgaaaaggTTGTGAATTCATTCATTTATATGATCTGCTGGATCAAATTAATTCATTTCAACTTCTGTAAATTTATTTGGTTTgccttgttttttcttttaaattttttgtatcGTTACCCGATTGTTTGTTTTGATGAAAATTACGAGAAATGTTTGATGTGTTTATTGTTTAGGAAATTCGTATGAACGCATAAATAATATAAGAGATGAACTATGTAAACACGTTCAAGGAGCtgtatccaaaaaaaaaaaaaaagttcaacgGGCTTGACTTCTTTAGAATTTTGGGCTTTGatggttttatttatatcggctaaacaacaagaaagaaagtttcattcaccaaaaaaaaaaaaaaaacctttggGCTTAGCTATATGAGAAAGGCTCATTATTGAGGCAGATTTTGAGCCTAGCTAGATTGTTGCTCAAAGAGCTGTAGAA
The window above is part of the Prunus dulcis chromosome 1, ALMONDv2, whole genome shotgun sequence genome. Proteins encoded here:
- the LOC117629679 gene encoding segmentation polarity homeobox protein engrailed, which produces MGSCISKCRPRRHMIDELNHVQDKLVISQAPSRLAAPPISASNKISPSPPSPSNSTSSASSFTCTTNTSTSHTSSSLTSTLSSASSVLSSKIDRSFSNEFLWSCYKENPHVVRINSLKEASFSSSSLPQKPLLPAAVKKKQPNLKNANASVTPQKRVRSSSPTPLTRQKSFRKEPERPPMISAYSHPSRILRSPSPSRRFNMANPPKESSHSKPNALNLRPAASSNYSNSSRLLRPYLRNRETETRIHRISSKIDEVAVGEALADYMDSLPAEDIDNPLISLDCFIFL